A genome region from Natronosalvus rutilus includes the following:
- a CDS encoding glycosyltransferase family 4 protein: protein MGSADQSSENILVVSTTDRGKKITRPLSAVGVEPSYFQIEEMSDVPDLHQTIQNLKPDVVIVDSLSFGGVSVALSCLISSTPYVIRVRGDPVREHRGWVLTHTKNGEFSRALKQIPRYIGTKLTLLLTNNYIFVSNHLKNRYDATGDRSEVVRTPCFMLDETSNGCGNHLDLDKDVKDHVVLAVTNMNYPAKVAGLQDALDPISTVLESRGDTTMLVAGDGAYYDEIAEQCENLEGDIRTLGYVSNIEALFERADVFIHFSYLDGYPSTILEAYASKTAVLANDAVGMSEQVVDGETGYLINLYEPAEVVDRLNALLRSSETREEFAEAGNKRVREINTAEAVGEQFQSYLSRIC, encoded by the coding sequence ATGGGAAGCGCTGACCAATCGAGCGAAAATATTCTCGTCGTTTCGACCACTGACCGAGGAAAGAAAATAACGCGGCCATTATCTGCTGTCGGTGTCGAGCCATCGTACTTTCAGATAGAGGAAATGTCCGACGTCCCTGATTTGCATCAGACCATCCAAAACCTCAAACCGGATGTCGTGATTGTTGACTCACTGAGCTTCGGGGGTGTGTCAGTTGCATTATCCTGCCTCATATCTTCAACTCCCTACGTCATCCGGGTTCGAGGCGATCCAGTTCGAGAACACCGTGGATGGGTACTGACCCACACAAAAAATGGGGAGTTCTCGAGAGCACTGAAGCAGATTCCCCGATATATCGGAACAAAACTCACGCTCCTGCTCACAAATAACTATATCTTCGTTTCAAACCACCTCAAAAACCGATACGATGCAACCGGCGATAGGTCTGAGGTCGTCCGTACGCCGTGCTTCATGCTTGACGAAACTTCGAATGGGTGTGGCAACCACCTTGACCTCGACAAAGACGTGAAAGACCATGTCGTGCTAGCAGTAACGAACATGAATTATCCTGCGAAGGTTGCTGGCCTCCAAGACGCGCTAGATCCAATCTCGACAGTTCTTGAAAGCCGTGGTGATACAACGATGCTTGTCGCAGGAGACGGCGCATACTACGATGAGATTGCCGAGCAATGCGAAAACCTCGAGGGGGACATTCGGACACTCGGGTATGTCTCAAACATCGAAGCACTCTTCGAGCGTGCCGACGTTTTCATCCACTTCTCATATCTTGACGGGTACCCCTCGACCATACTGGAAGCCTATGCCTCCAAAACGGCTGTCCTCGCAAACGACGCCGTCGGAATGAGCGAACAGGTTGTCGACGGCGAAACCGGCTACTTAATTAACCTTTATGAACCGGCAGAGGTCGTCGATCGCCTGAACGCCCTTTTGAGATCCTCCGAGACACGCGAGGAGTTCGCCGAGGCGGGAAACAAACGTGTTCGCGAGATCAATACGGCGGAAGCGGTCGGTGAACAGTTCCAGTCATATCTCTCTCGAATCTGCTGA